A single Pseudomonas sp. DC1.2 DNA region contains:
- the rseP gene encoding sigma E protease regulator RseP has protein sequence MSALYMIVGTLVALGVLVTFHEFGHFWVARRCGVKVLRFSVGFGMPLLRWHDKQGTEFVVAAIPLGGYVKMLDEREGEVPADQLDQSFNRKSVRQRIAIVAAGPIANFLLAMVFFWVLAMLGSEQVRPVIGAVESGSIAAKAGLGPNQEIIAIDGEPVSGWAAVNLQLVRRLGESGALQLIVREQGSTTDTPRELMLDHWLKGADEPDPIRSLGIRPWRPALPPILAELDPKGPAQAAGLKTGDRLLALDGQSLNDWQQVVDTVRMHPDTKIMLRIERDGAPIDVPVVLAARGESKAPNGYLGAGVKAVDWPPDMIREISYGPVAAIGEGARRTWTMSVLTLDSLKKMLFGELSVKNLSGPITIAKVAGASAQSGVADFLNFLAYLSISLGVLNLLPIPVLDGGHLLFYLIEWTRGRPLSDRVQGWGIQIGISLVVGVMLLALVNDLGRL, from the coding sequence ATGAGCGCGCTCTATATGATTGTCGGCACCCTGGTCGCTTTGGGTGTGTTGGTTACCTTCCATGAGTTCGGCCACTTCTGGGTCGCGCGTCGCTGTGGTGTCAAGGTTCTGCGTTTTTCCGTGGGTTTTGGCATGCCTTTGTTGCGCTGGCATGACAAGCAGGGCACCGAGTTTGTGGTGGCCGCGATCCCGCTAGGCGGCTACGTCAAAATGCTTGACGAGCGTGAAGGCGAAGTGCCGGCCGATCAACTGGATCAATCCTTCAATCGAAAGTCCGTTCGTCAACGCATCGCTATCGTCGCTGCCGGTCCGATTGCCAACTTCCTGCTGGCGATGGTGTTTTTCTGGGTGTTGGCGATGCTCGGCAGCGAGCAGGTGCGTCCTGTTATTGGCGCGGTAGAATCCGGCAGCATTGCTGCCAAGGCCGGTTTGGGCCCGAATCAGGAAATCATTGCCATCGATGGCGAGCCGGTTTCTGGGTGGGCAGCGGTGAACTTGCAGTTGGTCCGTCGCCTTGGCGAGAGCGGTGCCTTGCAGTTGATTGTGCGTGAGCAGGGCTCTACGACCGATACGCCTCGCGAGCTGATGCTGGATCACTGGCTCAAGGGCGCCGATGAGCCTGATCCGATTCGCTCGCTGGGTATTCGTCCATGGCGCCCGGCTTTGCCGCCAATTCTGGCTGAACTTGATCCGAAAGGACCGGCGCAGGCCGCGGGCCTGAAGACCGGTGATCGGTTGCTGGCGCTGGATGGTCAGTCGCTGAATGACTGGCAGCAGGTGGTCGACACTGTTCGTATGCATCCCGATACTAAAATCATGCTGCGTATCGAGCGTGATGGTGCTCCAATCGACGTCCCTGTGGTGCTGGCTGCTCGCGGCGAGAGCAAGGCGCCGAACGGTTATCTTGGCGCTGGGGTCAAGGCAGTCGATTGGCCGCCAGACATGATTCGCGAGATTAGCTACGGTCCTGTGGCCGCGATTGGGGAGGGTGCCCGACGCACTTGGACCATGAGCGTACTGACTCTGGATTCGCTAAAGAAAATGTTGTTCGGCGAGCTCTCGGTAAAAAACTTGAGTGGACCGATAACCATTGCTAAAGTGGCGGGCGCTTCTGCCCAGTCGGGTGTCGCTGATTTCTTGAATTTCCTTGCTTATCTGAGTATTAGCTTGGGCGTTCTGAATTTGTTGCCTATTCCTGTACTGGATGGGGGGCATTTGTTGTTTTATCTGATCGAGTGGACGCGTGGTCGTCCCTTGTCGGATCGGGTGCAGGGTTGGGGGATACAGATCGGTATCAGTTTGGTGGTCGGGGTGATGTTGCTTGCTCTGGTCAATGATCTGGGTCGACTGTAA